Proteins encoded by one window of Marixanthomonas sp. SCSIO 43207:
- a CDS encoding TlpA disulfide reductase family protein: MLKYVFFLFSVLVSTSMVAKTGKVLVTGTVKNHSATSISITTINNREVVTTQLDDRGTFTLTTSIEEGYYFLAYGRTTAPIFLYPKDNLTVYVDANNFETTLNFIGQGAERNNYLVQKSIVEKEMTKDLASFYKPEEQEYLKNITTLQNTHQELLLQYDVESFFKKAEGKSLAYQRLFNINNYESNYSFYLGEEISPSEEFYKPIRDLKLDNVADYNKFRFYQYIVDSVWNERIEEAPNVDAMLAVIREVTFEELAISLVNGFYSKISSKNSERAKDYLDLIKRVTTYQPFIDAAEERYNEITNSKQLTKGSISPLFAYENTNGDLVKLSDFKGNYVYIDVWATWCAPCIKQIPYIKKLEKRYHDKNIVFVSISVDKKEIKDTWKQFIHDKELDGIQLFADNSFESDFMNAYAVNSIPRFILIDPEGKIIDPEAPRPSFEKTKTILDGLLE, encoded by the coding sequence TAATAACCGAGAGGTTGTTACAACTCAACTTGATGATAGAGGAACATTTACTTTGACTACCAGTATTGAAGAAGGATATTATTTTTTGGCATATGGTCGCACAACAGCACCTATTTTTTTATATCCTAAAGATAACCTTACTGTATACGTTGATGCCAATAATTTTGAAACAACACTTAATTTTATAGGTCAAGGTGCTGAACGAAATAATTACTTGGTTCAAAAATCTATTGTAGAAAAGGAGATGACCAAAGACCTAGCATCGTTTTATAAACCCGAAGAGCAGGAATATCTTAAGAATATTACTACCCTACAAAATACACATCAAGAACTGTTACTACAATACGATGTTGAGTCTTTCTTTAAAAAAGCTGAGGGCAAATCATTAGCCTACCAACGTCTATTTAATATTAATAACTATGAATCAAACTATTCATTTTATTTAGGTGAGGAAATTTCACCATCAGAGGAGTTTTATAAACCTATTAGAGATTTAAAATTAGATAACGTAGCAGATTATAACAAATTCAGATTTTATCAATATATAGTTGATTCTGTATGGAATGAGCGTATTGAAGAAGCTCCAAATGTAGATGCCATGCTAGCAGTGATTCGTGAGGTGACTTTTGAAGAATTAGCCATTAGCTTAGTAAACGGGTTTTATTCAAAAATATCTTCAAAAAATAGTGAACGAGCCAAAGATTATCTTGATTTAATTAAGAGGGTAACAACATACCAGCCTTTTATTGATGCTGCTGAAGAAAGATACAATGAGATAACAAACTCAAAACAACTTACTAAAGGAAGCATTTCACCATTATTTGCTTATGAAAATACAAACGGAGATCTAGTTAAATTATCAGACTTTAAAGGAAACTATGTTTATATTGATGTCTGGGCAACTTGGTGTGCTCCATGCATTAAGCAAATACCTTACATTAAAAAACTCGAAAAACGTTACCACGATAAAAACATTGTCTTTGTAAGTATTTCGGTTGATAAAAAAGAAATAAAGGATACTTGGAAACAATTTATACATGATAAAGAACTGGATGGAATACAGCTTTTTGCGGATAACTCTTTTGAGAGTGATTTTATGAATGCTTATGCTGTTAACTCCATTCCACGGTTTATTTTAATTGATCCGGAAGGAAAAATTATAGATCCTGAAGCTCCACGACCTTCTTTTGAAAAAACAAAAACAATTTTGGACGGTTTGCTAGAATAA
- a CDS encoding DUF421 domain-containing protein, whose protein sequence is MENWITVTPDTLVKVLLSILLLFTGIIIITRIAGLRTFAKMSSFDFAATIAIGSILASIVLNSDQSLVKGVIALAGIIAFQSLFALLVRKSKPFKKWATNSPILLMKEGEILHSNLSATNMSEDDLIAKLREANVFDLSEVHAAILESTGDVSVLHTHEDKKLNKKLLQGVQE, encoded by the coding sequence ATGGAAAACTGGATTACTGTAACGCCGGATACCTTAGTAAAGGTGTTGCTTTCAATTTTATTATTATTTACGGGAATCATTATTATTACTCGCATAGCAGGTTTACGAACCTTTGCAAAAATGTCTAGTTTTGACTTTGCCGCAACCATTGCTATAGGTTCTATTTTGGCATCGATTGTTTTAAATAGCGATCAATCTTTAGTTAAAGGAGTTATTGCTCTGGCCGGTATTATTGCTTTTCAATCCTTATTTGCTTTACTGGTACGAAAATCGAAACCTTTCAAAAAATGGGCTACCAACTCCCCCATTTTATTAATGAAAGAGGGCGAAATTCTACATTCAAATTTAAGTGCAACAAACATGAGCGAGGACGACTTAATTGCAAAGCTTCGAGAAGCCAATGTTTTTGACCTATCTGAAGTGCACGCCGCTATACTTGAGTCAACCGGTGATGTTTCTGTGTTACACACTCACGAAGACAAAAAACTTAATAAGAAATTGTTGCAGGGTGTGCAAGAGTAA
- a CDS encoding SGNH/GDSL hydrolase family protein: protein MKQLHLLILFFLIATFHGVGQKAATSSKKVSILFIGNSLTYTNNLPKLVQKKAKKKGIKLHTTTVALPNYALEDHWNDKKIQQLISNKSYDYVIVQQGPSSQQEGRAMLFEYGKKLQELCATQQTQLCFFMVWPSLTYYHTFDKVIKNHQDATQYTNARLLPVGEVWKNHFDSSKDFSYYGPDGFHPSLKGSQVAANVIVDYLFLK, encoded by the coding sequence ATGAAGCAGCTTCATCTATTAATTCTCTTCTTTTTAATCGCTACGTTTCACGGTGTGGGACAAAAAGCAGCTACATCTTCAAAAAAAGTCTCTATATTATTTATAGGAAACAGTCTTACCTACACCAACAACTTGCCAAAATTGGTTCAAAAAAAGGCAAAAAAGAAGGGCATAAAATTACATACCACCACGGTAGCCCTGCCTAATTATGCTCTTGAAGATCATTGGAATGATAAAAAAATACAGCAACTCATCAGCAATAAATCCTATGATTACGTTATTGTTCAACAAGGGCCCTCTTCTCAACAAGAAGGCAGGGCTATGCTTTTTGAATACGGAAAAAAACTACAAGAACTTTGCGCTACACAGCAAACTCAATTATGTTTTTTTATGGTTTGGCCTTCGCTTACCTATTATCATACCTTTGATAAGGTGATTAAAAATCATCAAGACGCTACTCAATATACCAATGCACGATTGCTTCCGGTAGGAGAAGTTTGGAAAAATCATTTTGACTCCAGTAAAGATTTTAGTTATTACGGTCCGGATGGATTTCATCCTTCCTTAAAAGGAAGCCAAGTAGCCGCCAATGTGATAGTAGATTATTTGTTTTTGAAGTGA
- a CDS encoding PhoX family phosphatase, with product MDRRKFISFLGKASAGALITPPFLIGCGSTTTPIAGENVSNSQLNRLKNLKLESIPASKVDDLILTNGMNYHTIIKWGDAINDKDTFGYNNDFTCFIPLDKTNPKDGLLWVNHEYVNPLYVSGYNYRNPNTLRTKEQIDKEMYNVGGSIIRIKEVNGKWEMVFNDPYNRRITAKTPIVFNWDYPICGKDSAIGTLANCSGGITPWNTFLSCEENYDDFYGETVYTENNKSYHKKSKYYQWEDFYQYPPEHYGWVVEINPKDGTAQKHIALGRFAHECCTLYELDDKRIVAYTGDDANDEHLYKFVSSKPSSLKEGTLYVADMVNGKWLPLDWQKQPLLKKRFKDQTEVLIRAREASKVLGATQLNRPEDIEIDPISGNVFVTFTNNKPKNDYHGSIVKIQEDNNEFDSLSFTYSTYKAGGEKNGFSCPDNLSFDLAGNLWITSDMSGSSMNKDDKPYKNFKNNSLFVVPRYGSQEGKVIRVASAPRDAELTGPWFSPNGKTLFLSVQHPGEQTEDKDNPTSKWPFDEDTIPKPAVVAITGDFIEKMNMLDKIV from the coding sequence ATGGATAGAAGAAAATTTATATCATTTTTGGGAAAAGCTAGTGCTGGAGCCTTAATTACTCCTCCTTTTTTAATTGGTTGCGGAAGTACAACTACTCCGATAGCTGGTGAAAATGTGTCAAACAGTCAATTAAATAGACTAAAAAACTTAAAACTAGAATCAATCCCAGCTTCAAAAGTAGATGATTTAATTTTAACAAATGGAATGAATTATCATACTATAATTAAATGGGGTGATGCTATTAACGATAAAGATACTTTTGGTTATAACAATGATTTTACGTGTTTTATACCTCTTGATAAAACCAACCCTAAAGACGGATTACTCTGGGTAAATCACGAGTATGTAAACCCTCTTTATGTGTCAGGCTATAATTATAGAAATCCAAATACACTAAGAACAAAAGAACAAATAGATAAAGAAATGTATAATGTAGGGGGAAGTATTATACGTATAAAAGAAGTAAATGGAAAGTGGGAAATGGTGTTTAATGATCCATATAACAGGCGAATAACCGCAAAAACACCTATTGTATTTAACTGGGATTATCCTATTTGTGGAAAGGATTCTGCTATAGGTACTTTAGCAAACTGTTCTGGCGGAATAACACCATGGAATACATTTTTAAGTTGTGAAGAAAATTATGATGATTTTTATGGTGAGACGGTATATACTGAAAATAACAAATCTTACCATAAAAAAAGTAAGTATTATCAATGGGAAGATTTTTACCAGTACCCACCTGAGCATTATGGATGGGTAGTAGAAATAAACCCTAAAGATGGGACGGCTCAAAAACACATTGCTTTGGGTCGTTTTGCACACGAATGTTGTACATTATATGAACTTGATGATAAAAGAATTGTTGCCTATACAGGAGATGATGCCAATGATGAACATCTGTATAAGTTTGTATCTTCAAAACCAAGCTCACTAAAAGAAGGTACTTTGTATGTAGCTGATATGGTAAATGGAAAATGGCTACCCTTAGACTGGCAAAAACAACCCCTATTGAAAAAAAGGTTTAAAGACCAAACAGAAGTGTTAATAAGGGCGAGAGAAGCTTCAAAAGTATTAGGTGCTACTCAATTAAATAGACCTGAAGATATAGAGATTGACCCTATATCAGGAAACGTTTTTGTAACCTTTACCAACAACAAACCCAAAAATGATTATCACGGCTCTATTGTAAAGATTCAAGAAGATAATAATGAGTTTGATTCATTATCTTTTACATATTCTACGTACAAAGCAGGAGGTGAGAAAAATGGATTTTCGTGTCCGGATAACTTATCTTTTGATTTAGCAGGAAATCTTTGGATAACTTCAGATATGTCGGGGAGCTCAATGAATAAAGACGATAAACCATATAAAAATTTTAAGAATAACAGTCTCTTTGTCGTTCCAAGATATGGTTCTCAAGAAGGAAAGGTAATTCGTGTTGCTTCTGCACCTAGGGATGCTGAATTAACAGGGCCTTGGTTTTCTCCAAATGGAAAAACACTTTTTTTAAGTGTTCAGCATCCAGGCGAGCAAACAGAAGATAAAGACAACCCTACTAGTAAATGGCCGTTTGATGAGGATACTATTCCAAAACCTGCTGTAGTAGCAATTACAGGAGATTTTATTGAAAAAATGAACATGTTAGATAAAATAGTATAA
- a CDS encoding GTP-binding protein: MKKLPITVLSGFLGAGKTTLLNHILHNKQGLKVAVIVNDMSEVNIDAQLVENENTLSRTEEKMVEMSNGCICCTLREDLMIEVEKLAKEQRFDYLIIESTGISEPIPVAQTFSFTSDDGTIDLSRFSYVDTMVTVVDSFNFLKDFSSPQYLTDRNLTDIDGDDRTIVNLLTDQVEFANVILLNKIDLVTEDELRNLYDILHKLNPEARIIPTKNSEIDLREVIHTQLFDFEKAEASAGWIKELETEHTPETEEYGIGSFVYRRKKPFHPDRFLEFVEKQFPQNIIRSKGLFWMASRLNMAIIWSSAGGSLKTDPAGVWWASMPFGERISYAGFVNNQAIIERDWHDAFGDRKIELVFIGQHLDVEEITKQLDGCLLTQSELNEWKKGSFPQTDKWPIPNYQNS, encoded by the coding sequence ATGAAAAAATTACCCATAACCGTGTTAAGCGGTTTCCTAGGTGCTGGTAAAACAACATTGCTTAATCACATCCTGCATAACAAGCAAGGATTAAAAGTTGCAGTTATTGTAAATGATATGAGCGAAGTTAATATCGATGCCCAGCTTGTTGAAAATGAGAATACACTTTCACGTACTGAAGAAAAAATGGTGGAAATGTCCAACGGTTGTATATGTTGTACGTTACGAGAAGATTTAATGATTGAGGTTGAGAAACTCGCAAAAGAACAGCGATTTGATTATCTAATAATAGAAAGTACCGGAATATCTGAACCTATCCCTGTGGCACAAACCTTTAGTTTTACTAGTGATGATGGTACTATTGATTTAAGTCGCTTTAGTTATGTAGATACCATGGTAACAGTTGTGGATTCATTTAATTTCTTGAAAGACTTTTCTAGCCCTCAATATCTTACAGACAGGAACCTTACAGACATAGATGGAGATGATCGTACTATTGTTAATTTACTTACAGATCAAGTTGAGTTTGCAAACGTAATTTTATTGAATAAAATTGATTTGGTAACCGAAGACGAGTTACGCAATTTGTATGATATTTTACATAAACTGAATCCTGAAGCACGCATTATACCTACCAAAAATTCAGAAATTGATTTAAGAGAAGTGATACACACACAACTATTTGATTTTGAAAAAGCCGAAGCTTCCGCCGGTTGGATAAAAGAGCTTGAGACAGAACATACTCCTGAAACTGAAGAGTATGGAATTGGGTCATTTGTATACCGACGCAAAAAACCTTTTCACCCCGATCGTTTTCTTGAATTTGTTGAGAAACAATTTCCTCAAAATATAATACGTAGTAAGGGATTATTCTGGATGGCATCTCGATTAAATATGGCTATCATCTGGTCATCTGCTGGCGGATCTCTTAAAACAGACCCGGCAGGAGTCTGGTGGGCTAGTATGCCTTTTGGAGAACGAATTTCATATGCCGGTTTTGTAAATAATCAAGCTATAATTGAACGTGATTGGCACGATGCCTTTGGCGACCGAAAGATTGAGCTGGTATTTATAGGTCAGCATTTAGACGTGGAAGAAATAACTAAGCAATTAGATGGTTGTTTGTTAACACAAAGCGAATTAAATGAATGGAAAAAAGGAAGTTTTCCACAAACAGATAAATGGCCGATACCTAATTATCAAAATTCATAA